The nucleotide sequence CGGTAATCTCTCCCCACGTCGCAAGCCGTGCTTCGGACGGCCGCGCGGCCGTCAGGATCTGGAATTGCAGGCAGGCCTTCGCCGACAGCGTCGCGCGGCACATCGCGATCCGCTGCATCGCCGCCGGCGCATCGGCATATGGCACGCTGCTCATGTGCTCGCGTACGGCCGGCTGGGGAACGAGCGCCCCGGCCACCGCCGCGACCGGATCGACCTCGATCAGCCCCGCCGCGCGCGCATGCCGGAAGATCGCGCTGAGCGCCGTCCGCAGCTTCCGGCCGGTCCCCGGCTGCGAGGTCCACACCCGTTCGAGGGCCCGCAGCACTTCCGGCTTGCCGACTCGGTCGACCGGCAGGTCGAGCACCTCGGCCGCGTGCCGTTCCAGCATCGCCGCCCGCGCCTTGTGTTCACTCGGGGACAGCCGTGCCCGATTCGAGTCGGCCACCTTGCCGGCGATCTGCCGCAGCGTCGGCGCCGTGGACCGTTGCGGCCCCGTGAACGGGTCTTCGCCCCGCTTGACCGCGAGCTTGTTGTCGAGCGCCCACGCGCGAGCCTGCGCCAGGCTCACGACGTCGACCGAGCCGAGTCCGCGGTCGACTCTGCCCCGACCCGGCACGGTGAGCCGTTGCACCCAGGAGCGAGTCCCGCTACGCTGGACGAACAGATGCAGCCCGTGCCCGTCGGAATACCTGCCCGGCTTGCGCAGCGTCTGAACCTGTCGAGCCGTCAACCTCGTCATGGGATCCCTTGCGGAAATCGCTTACCACAAGGCTACCACATTTTGCATGGGATTCAGGGAGAATGCGCGGGCCTGCTTGAGAATCAGATTCCAGCAAAAACGCCCAATACATGGACGTTTCTGGAACGGACGGGAACGACAGAGACCATACTGTCTGTCCTCGCCTTGCCCGAGTAGGACTGTCGAGCGGGCTGGGCGAGGCGCTCTGCTTCGCCGGCCCGCTGGGCGTCGACAAGACCTCGCCAGCGGGTTTCCGGCCGAGGTGGTGCGGTGCGGGCTCGTGAAGCTCTCTTGCGGCGGGTTGCGGGACGAGACGGACTTGGCCTTTGTATTCAGGAAGCCGTCTTCCTGCAGACTGCACGACCGATCCGCCCGCCGAGACGCCGCCACGCCTACCGGCGGGTCCGAGAACCGTGGTCGAACCGCGCGCGAAGAACCTCGCCGCCTTGGGTATCATCACGCGGGAGGCAACGCTTGAGGGAAATCTACGACTGGGCGGGCTGGTTCCGGGAGCTCGCCGCGCGGGTCGCGGAAGGTGGTGAGACCGCGCTCATCGAGAAGGCCAGGCAGGTCGATTGGAGCGGGGAGCCGGAACTGCTCAAGCGTGGCGAGCGGGGCATCGATCCGTTCTCGTTCATCTATACCCTGGCTCAGAAGAACACGAGGAACCAGCGGCCGCGCGTCTATCCCAGCGTCGCAAAGTGCTTTGGGTTGGAATCTCCCCTGTCCGATTTCGGCAACGACGACTTCTACATGTTCCCTACGCCGCCCCCAAACGCGGCCGCTCTGTTCCACGACAGCAAGAACTTCAGCCCGGAACTGCTCTGGCGTCTGTTTGGACAGGCGGTCAAGGACGAGCCGCAAATCGACCCGACTACCTTTCGCGACGTCCTGAAGATCAGGTACGTAGCACAAGTGAAGCTGACCCAGGCGCTGAGCCTGATCAACCCGGACTTCTTCGTGTCGGTGGATGCGCTGCAACACCTTCCGGCGAACAAGGACATGGACCTGAAGGGCTGTGACCATGGCGGATTCATGTCAGCCCTGAACAACGCCAAGCGGGCGTTTCCCGGATGCCGTGCGTGCGAGATCAACACTTTCGTGTACTCCCACTACATGTCCAAGCCGCCGCTACTGAAACGGGAATCCAGGTTCTTCCAGATCAGCACGAATGCATACGGCAGCGATCGTTGGGAAGACTTCGACCGAAGCAACGCCGTGTACACCGACTCGTCGAGGCAGGGAGGGGACCCGGGCCTTTGGGAAACAGCTCCCGCTGGCGGCGATGGTCGGGGTTCCCCGTACCCACTGACGGAGCCCGCGCGGGGAGACGTCATCCTGGTACGCACCGGCGTCCGGAAGGGGCGTGCAATCGGTATCGTTCATCGAAATGATTATGCCGAAACCGATGGATTGAACGATCGAAGCAGGCTTCACGTGTACTGGATCAACAAGTCTGAAGCTGGTTTCGGTCCGGGCGTTCAGACCGATCGGGTGGCTTTCTCCGAGGTGACGCCCACTCGCTCTACCTACCAGGCATTTCGCCACGCCGCCGCGTACCAGCCGACGTTCATGCTGATCGACAAGCGCGACGGCAATGGCCCGATAGGGCCAAGACTGCCCTCCCACCCCCTGAACCAGATCCTCTACGGACCGCCCGGTACGGGGAAGACGTGGCACACGGTCACGCACGCGATGGCGATCATGGAGGACCGAGAAGTCGATGAGGTGACGCAGGAGGATCGCGCCACCGTCAAGAGTCGGTTCGACAAGTATCGAGATACCGGACGAATCGAGATGGTGACGTTCACCCAGAACACCACCTACGAAGACTTCGTTGAAGGCATCCGGCCCGTGCTGGCGGGCGGCGCGACTCCAGGCGCGGCGAAACCGGCCGAGAGTGGAGACGTCGGCGACGATGTCCGCTACGAGCTGTCCCGCGGCGTCTTCCGGCACATCGTGGACCGCGCCGCGCAGGACACGGACCAGCGCTACGTACTCGTGATCGACGAGATCAACCGCGGTAACGTTGCCCGGATCTTCGGCGAGCTGATCACGCTGATCGAGCACTCCAAGCGGATTGGCGGGGACGACGAAGCCCGGGTGACGCTGC is from Acidobacteriota bacterium and encodes:
- a CDS encoding tyrosine-type recombinase/integrase yields the protein MTRLTARQVQTLRKPGRYSDGHGLHLFVQRSGTRSWVQRLTVPGRGRVDRGLGSVDVVSLAQARAWALDNKLAVKRGEDPFTGPQRSTAPTLRQIAGKVADSNRARLSPSEHKARAAMLERHAAEVLDLPVDRVGKPEVLRALERVWTSQPGTGRKLRTALSAIFRHARAAGLIEVDPVAAVAGALVPQPAVREHMSSVPYADAPAAMQRIAMCRATLSAKACLQFQILTAARPSEARLATWGEITEDAREWRIPACRMKRNREHVVPLVPAAVALLDSVRSLRRHDGDDALVFPSPQAGAGSLSAATVAGVMRSAGLADAGSPHGWRSTFRTWASERADADYAVMETSLAHAVGSAVERSYSRSTFLDKRRALLDTWSAFLAGNVAVVAEGSLNLRPAEPA
- a CDS encoding AAA domain-containing protein, with protein sequence MREIYDWAGWFRELAARVAEGGETALIEKARQVDWSGEPELLKRGERGIDPFSFIYTLAQKNTRNQRPRVYPSVAKCFGLESPLSDFGNDDFYMFPTPPPNAAALFHDSKNFSPELLWRLFGQAVKDEPQIDPTTFRDVLKIRYVAQVKLTQALSLINPDFFVSVDALQHLPANKDMDLKGCDHGGFMSALNNAKRAFPGCRACEINTFVYSHYMSKPPLLKRESRFFQISTNAYGSDRWEDFDRSNAVYTDSSRQGGDPGLWETAPAGGDGRGSPYPLTEPARGDVILVRTGVRKGRAIGIVHRNDYAETDGLNDRSRLHVYWINKSEAGFGPGVQTDRVAFSEVTPTRSTYQAFRHAAAYQPTFMLIDKRDGNGPIGPRLPSHPLNQILYGPPGTGKTWHTVTHAMAIMEDREVDEVTQEDRATVKSRFDKYRDTGRIEMVTFTQNTTYEDFVEGIRPVLAGGATPGAAKPAESGDVGDDVRYELSRGVFRHIVDRAAQDTDQRYVLVIDEINRGNVARIFGELITLIEHSKRIGGDDEARVTLPGSKTEFGVPANLHVVGTMNTADRSIALLDTALRRRFVFEEMMPDETHPGISEDVGGVDCRKLLAAMNRRIAVLLDREHQIGHAYFLGVDKLPVLASMFRTRIMPLLQEYFYDDWEKIRAVLNGNGFVQRSGPPEELVRSNLVDADRAVYNLLPADDDRWTSPTAYRAVYETKASAEDGNATPAA